tttggtttatttctccatgtttttctttcctttttgcgTTTTTCCAACAAAGACTGATAACATACCTGATTTTTATTCTCTACACACCGCAATATTGTAAATCTTTTCGCAATATATAAtagtgattttgtttatttttttatttttctacacacgtgtgtgtgtatatatatatatatatatatatatatatatgtatatatatatatatatacatatatatatatatgtatatatatatatatatatatatatatatatatatatatatatatatatatatatatatatatatatatatgtatataagccATGGCGCCCCCTGGAGTTCTAGTGCTCTAATTACAAATTATAACACTTAGGACAAGAAACGACCAATGAGTTCAGCAGCTCATGTTGATTTAAACGTCATCATTGCAGTGTAAtggtaatttattattattgttattttaaaatttgttatTTTACCATATATtaagagtaaaagaaaaagaagaagaagaagaagggattTTCCTGCTCGACGCACAATTCTCTGTCGCTCCCTTGTGGAAATACGTTAACGGTGCAGTTATAAATGTTGAGCAAAAacgaaaacaaaataacaaaaatactcatttatttctttgaaATACAGTGTGATATGTTGCATTGTCTTTAAACGACTGTccaataaaacaacacaaaacaaaaaagagaattagagattataataaatatacagcatGACTATTGTAAGGCTAATACTTAAACAAGACATTATAAGTCACTAATATAATTTACTCTCATCATCACAATTGTCACGAGGGATAATTTATATCAAACTGCATTGTTTGTTCCATAAGCAATTTTATTCACAGGTTATGAGAACTGATATGGTGTCATCTTTAGTGGTGCCACAATTGAGGGTAGGCTTGGACCCAAActagaatatttattaaaatgtcttcTTATAAATTTCTTCAAGGCACTGTACAGCTGTCTTTTCTGTCATGTCCACAGAAAATGgcattttaatcattattacTTTAAGCATACCTTTCTTTACAGGATTGGTCACTTTAGAAGAATATTACACGTGATCATTACATGTGATCAACTTATCCTCCCACTTAATAAAAGATGGCACAACTGCAATACACTGCACATGAAATCTCATGAAAGATGGTCATTtagtcattttatattttaccatTATATGGATATATGATGTGTTCCTTGAAGAACATGAAAGCTAATAACCATTTTATTGGCTTAATGAGCTTGCTTATAGATGGAAGCTATTCATTATTCACATGTATTTTTGCATGCACAGCTTATGATATGTAGCATCAGCTCTGGCTTGAGTTACATAGGAAAAAGGAGTGACTGACTGAAAGGTGACCTGGCAACACTGTGGTCAGATTTACACAGGCTTGATCTGACGCAGTGGAGATATCTTGGCCGCCTCATCCTTCGAGAATCTCCTGAGGTATCGGATGGCCGACAGGGCACTTATATTTGCCAGCAGAACTGTAGCAATGAGACAAATCAACATCTATCATTAGCATACACACTATTTATGTCTCTAAATCTTCCTAACTATTTGTCAGAGTTTAATAAATGTCAGGTGAACACAGTTACCATGACATTTCTTTCACTGCATTATAGACAAGATATACAACGTTTAGTGAAATTAAAGTTTTTCAACCTAACTATATATATGAAAATTTTGTATTATGGCACTAATTTGAAAAGGTTACTCCGAAAATTATGTTTATGTAATTACCAGCTTTCCATGTATCAGCTCCTTGAGGGTTGACTGACTTCAGTACCCATGAGGCAAAGGCAATGCAAACCAAGCACATATCTGCCTGTTTAATGGGCAACAGTGGTGCATCCAACCCTAGAAGAGATTGAATTCCTTCATACATTTCTATTCAATTGCATTTTATCATTGTCATCTGAATCCTGAGGTTAGAATGGGAAGACTGGTAATGAGGGGGAAATACACCATGAATGGTATGCCATGCATACATTTACACTTCACAAACTTTACAATAGCTAAACAAATCTGGAATGGTTTGGGGAGTTGGAATGAAACAAGAGAAAACAGAGGATTCTCACATGGACATGGGAAGTACATGCACAGAAACTCGGCACAAATCAGGACCATGACATACTGCCCTGGGATTCTGTAGTCCATGATCTTGATCAATTAATCAACGTAATGCAATAGCTACCTAAATACACTCTAGGATTTGTCAGACCAAGCTATACTGAATTGACTGTAGTCTAAATTAGAAGAAGTCAGTGAAGATAAGCTACTGAGCAGATAGAGGATGAGAAGAACATGTGTACACCCTCTTCCTTCAAATAATCGGATTCAGAGATACATGGAAAGAACACTGGAATAATCACTGAACCTTTGACCACCAGTTATCTTCAATTCATCATGTTGTGCAATATTGAGTAACAGGACAAAACCCCTTACTACTGGTATAAATATTAGCAtagaatatttctttatttactgaAGAAATTTGAACTTACTGACATATTCAAGGTATTACTGTCTGACATTTACGACATTTGgcatttgtatttgtatgagatgtctctctgtctttatatCTAAATGCAGGTTCATTACAGCTGAAAACCACAATCACTAAACACTGCAAGACCACTGTTATCACAGAAGATTTTCAGCCGGAACATCATGTAAAGTGCTTTTGTCTTCCTCTTGATATGAAATCAAGGGGctaaacacacaccagacacttTACTGTAAATTAAACTTCAGAATGAGAAAATGTGTTTTCACTGGCTTTGATCGTACCATTCGTGTTAGTGCCAGACTGGTCGAGTttgatttgagtatttcagaagccGATCTGCTGATCTGACACAGAGTGTAAGTACTGTGGGTGGAAACACCTTTTTCATGAGAAAAGTCAGAGGGGAATAGCTAGAGAGCTTTGAGTTCACGCTGAGTTCACTTAATTAACCACTCTGCACCACCACTATGAGTAAAAAAGCAGCTTATTGAACTTTTTGTACTCATGACCTATACAACACTTTCTCAATTTTATGCATTGAAGGGGTAcatgtgttcctattaaagtgtccagtgagtgtatataaaaatatcatgCCACATGTTACAAGTTAATATAATACCTACAGGATTtgggtcatttatttatttatttatttatttatttatttgtttgtttgtttgtttgtttgtttgtttgtttgtttgtttgtttgtttacttatgtatttgttcgttcgtttatttatttatgtacttatttatttttatttgtttatttatttatttatcatttttaaattacCAATAAAACTCTAGCATATTTGATAAAGGTCATTGCTTACTTTCCATGTTATGCACAAAATAGTAGAATTAAATGTACTATTATTTCTACTTAATTACTATGCAATACAAATCCAGGAGAAACCCCAGAGATATCAGACAATGttcaattaataaaataatatattaacctATATAAAAATCTCATATTTAATTGAATGACCATAGGATTTCCATTAAACATTGAAAAGATGGAGAAGCgtagaaataaaattgttttctGACTATAGACTGTCTGAATTACCTCTTTGGATTGTAAAAATAAAGAGCTTCACTGCATCTTAtgttaaaatatagaaaataaaacatgtatgCTGTCCTCTCATCACTGCCTCAAATACTTTTATGGACTGGTTATAGAGGTGATTTGCTCTGGTTGAGGACTGAAGCTGGTCTATTTTTGCATGTAGTTCGAAGTAAAATATGCAAATACTTTCTGGCACATGATAGCTTTAAGAGGTCAGCCAACATCATTCAGAACAGGACATGACCATTCCTCTGGCATGAACACAACTGCACCAGTTGCTACGTGATTTAAGTCAGGCTCAGGTCCTAGTCTCAATTATAATGATACtaaattgaaaaaaacaaaacttttaaaatccctaatgtttaaaaaactttttaaagtaAGGTGTCACATAGGTACATAACTGATCCATTAtagtctttttgttttgttaaaattcCTCTCTGTAAGTCCTGCATTTGGTAGTAACAATATAACTGTCATTTTAAACTAAAAAGCCTCAAAACATCTACTACTATCCATGTGTGGCTGCTTTTATGTAGTAAAAATAGTTGAAGCTTACTTGGATCAGCAACGGTTGTCTGCATTTCTCTCCATATCTTCTGCTGTTCTGCCAGCTGTCTGAAGATGCGATTCTCAAGGTTGAGAACCAGTGGGTCTGGAAATGGGCTCTCATCAGCACCCAATATGCATATAGGTTGAATTCCTCTATGAAATGACCTGCCAGTATTTTTTACAGGAGTCAAAGCCTGAGAACTGGACTCCTCATGTGGGACTCTTACCCCTGTGCGCCGGACTCTCCTAAATGAAAAAGGATTTGTCCACACAAAGTTCCAGCCATTGTCTTTCTcagaaaaaatgtgtttgtatggaTCTGAGGCTGTTACAGAATCATGATTCTTAGTTGGGTTGTGGTCATATCGTGTGACCACTCGGATGACTGTATGCTCAGGCTCTTCATCTTCGTCTGAGTGAACAGGGGAATCATCTGGGAAAAAGTAATCATACACTTCAGGGAACTGGGCATTCCTGGTTGCTGAACGTGATGAAGAGAAGATCGGAACTAGCTCATCGTTACTATTTGTGTTGTTGTCTGCATGTGAGAAAAAGAAACTTTCAGGCTCAAAATCTGAAAAGAAATGGTCATACATCTCAGGGAAAGAGGTCTCAGTTCCAGTGGGATAAGAATCAGCTACAGTGTTGGTCTCAGAGGCAGATTGTTTGGGTTCATCTGAACCAAAAAGATACTCAAAAATCTCTGAGAAAGTGATGCCAGTGCTTTCCATCTCCTCCTCATCAGAGAGATACACTGGGGATGAATTTTCGACACGATCGAATGGATCTACATAGTTATCCTCAACTTCAGAGTGAGTGGCATAAATAGAATGAATGGAGTGGAGAGAGGCATTTCTCTGGATTTCCCCCAGGTTTTGGCCTTCAAGAGCTTGCAAGTTCTGGACGCTAATATTTTTACCCATCTTCCTAAAGCACTGATTTGAATTATTTCTAAAGAGAGATGATGAATGGACTGTATCCAAATTAAACACATCTTCCATTCCAGTTGCAGTTCCAGACAGATTTGGATCACTTTCCCAAATGATGCCTGTTGGTTTAGGAGACTCATTTGTACCCTTATCTTGTTTGGCTGCATCTGCCGTTAGGAGCTGTGCAAGCTCTCCATCAAAGTCAGATATGAATGTCATGCTCCCACTGGAGTGGTCAGGCTTGGATTCATCGGAGTGTGTAAAATATCCTGAATCTGCTGCATCTGTCCCATCTGCAATACTGCTGTCATCTGGCTGGAGTAGCACACTGGGGTGCTGAGCTTGGCCAACTAGACGAAGTCGTAAAATATCGTTTATGGTCAGCTTCTCCATTTCATTCCAGAAGGAAGATATAGCATATACAGGAGGTGTGGGTTGATTCACAGAATCAGGATCTAGTGTTTCTAGACTTTTAGCTCCACCTGTTAACTCCCCCGGTGGTGGAGAGGGTGAATGCTCTAATTTAGTAGGTGACAGGTCATGATCTTTAGGTGAAAAATATGGTGGTTTATCTTCAGAGAGAACAAGACCTTTTTGTTCTTCACTACTTGCAGGAATATTAGACAGGGTGGGTTCTGATTTTGTGTAAACTGAAAGTTGACTGTCTGGGTCAATGGTGTGTATCAGAGACTGATATTCTTTAATATGTCCCTTAAGAGACAGTACCTCATTTCTGTCCCCTTTGAAATCAGGGGACTGAATAGTTTCTGTATGTATGCCTTTCTGGCTTTCAGGCACATTATTTAAACTTAAAGACACAAagatctcttctttccaatctTCATTTTGTGAATTCTGAGATGTATTTGAGATGCTGGgattttttgaaaaattcattttcaaattcatttcatttgaaatttcTGCTTTTGGTTCAACTGATGGAGCATCCATGAGCTCATCTAGTTTTGATATTTGGGCTGCactcatttgtgttttgtgattAATCTGGTGACTTATTTGCTCTTGATCTTCCTGTGCCAATAACTGGAGAGGAAATGTTTCTGACAGACACCCCTTAGTTGGCAAACCATCACTTTTGTTTTCATGGGGGACTTCATCATGATTCACAGAAGATGAAATCTCTTTCCTTTCAGTGTTTTTGAAAGATGCTGAGAAGAATGTCTTGCTTGTTAACTCAGGAAATGTTAAACAGGAAGTTGAGGTTTTCCTTTGACCTACTGCGTTAGACCCATCAAACTGAAAGTCTGATACCATCACTCTGCCTTCAAATTGACATGTGGGTGTCTTTGAGTAAACAGGAGTAAGTGAATGTATCAGTGGTGCTATTTGTAATGCTGTACTCTCTGCTTGTGACTTATCATCTGTGTGATTTGCGACTGAGAATCTAACAAGGGTTTCTCTATTTACAGGTTGTCCCTCAACATCTGATACATCAGAGCTGGCAATAGATGCTAGCATTTCTGATGGCAAATTGTTGTTAAGCTGTGAATGAATTCCCACGTTATCTCCAGTAGTGTTTGCAGATCGATTGTCATCCCTCAGAGGTGTCTCTGTAACAGAAACACCACTCACAGGAGATTTGAGATCCGGTCTTATTTCATTCTTTCCAGTTTTTGTTGATGTTCCACTCAGATTACCAACAGACATGTCAATTTCTCTCTTGCATTGAGCAACTCTTAGTGTACTCCTACTGAGTTCTTCTTGTAAATTAGGGCTTACCTGTATAGACTTCCTCATATCtcccttcactgagactgattGTGAAAATACTGAGAAATTTTCTGAAATACTATTTTTCTTAGGATGTACTAAAAATTCACTAGGTGCCTCAGTAACAGACCCTGAGCCACAGTATTCTGCTATATGAGTCTCTCGAACcatttctcctcttcttccataTGTGTCTTCATCAGAATCACTCACTTTGCTTGGCAAGTGAGCTTCAAAACCAGATCCCATTTCCGTCATATCAACActcattctctttttctttcttcttcgcCTTCTTGGGGTAATGTTGAAAGCTTGACTCTGAACTACTAGCAAATCAGAATTATCGCTTGTTACTAACTGAGATTTTGCTTCTTTGAATTGGTTTGGTTCTGTGAGCTCTTTACGATTGACTAGAACATTGCATGGACACTTTTCATGGTCTGGTAGTGTCATCATGTTATCATCATATTTATCTCCTTCTTTCAATACATCCAGTGACCAGTTTTCTTCTTTGATAAACAGCTCTGTGTCAGGACAGGTAGATTGGTGTACTTCTCTGTCATCATCTGTAGATTCACTATACATATAGGTATGACAATCATTACTCTGTGCCTTTTGCTTTCCACATGACTGCGATATTTCTCCAGATGCTGCTATCTTTTTAGtgtcttctttctcttcagATCCCTTTGAATGGCCAGCCATTTTACTCCCTAAATTTGTGTGATCCTCagtcactgagacacttttcaACCTCTCAAAGAACACATTGATAGCCTCCAAGTGGAAGTCATCCTCACTGCCAGAGAGAACTTGATCAGGACTACTTAAGCTATATTTACTCAGGTAAAGCTCCACAGGAGAGCCTTCAGAGTCAGGAAGGGCATCAGTTTGAAGCTCTGGATCAGTATGTGTGGCAGTTTGTGTTCGCTGGGTCCCTATGTCATCCATGTCACTCATTCCTGACTCTTCCAGCCTTGCTAACCCTGGGGGCAACATGTTACACTCTTCACATGCTTGGAAAAAGGAGTCCCAGTCAAGCTCAGAGATTTGGACACTGTACTCAAAATCATCCATATCAAAGTGGAAActgcaacaaaaacaaatgcgAATGACACTTaagcacttttttaaaaaagtatcaaAATATGATATAAACTCTGTATCCAACAAGTAATCCTGCAATCAGTGCACTCCAATGCATGGCATTCTGAatgcacacattttatttatttatttttttgatgatCAGGATTCACACTTAACACATGCAAAAATATGACTCCTGACAATCAAATGAtaaaatgcacacaaaaaaaaatataaataaaaaggtttccATCTAAGTTTAAGCATAAAGCCTAACTAATCTCAAATTGGGCAGAACATTCGTTAAAGAAGGACGTATCCCTCTATAATCTGAATATCTATAACATATGTAGCATATAACATTATGATATATAGTCATATGCAAAAcagaattaaatgtaaacaggaTAGGTAACACAGGATGATGGAATCTTTATCCTTATGTTACACTCATTTGTGTGTACACTTTTATGGTACATATGCTCATGGTACATATTTATGGTATACAAGTGGCATGATACATTCACTGCTTTACATTACATGCGTTCTGTGCGTCTCTATCTGCAGTTATGCAGGCTAGCACCTACCTGTTCAGTTGTTCTGTAGTGCTACTGCTGCTGTCCTGTGTGCACTCTGTGCTTTGTGAGGGATAGTATGTACACTCTGGAGGCCCATGCCATGCCACAGAGAGCAGCCTCTCACTGGCCCAATGATGCACTATAAATAGAGCAGTGTTTCTGATCACGTAATACACGCAAAGCTCCTTGCTTTGACCCTCTCAGCTAAGGGGTATCGTTTTAGTACCTAAACCAGACCTCAACTGGCAAGGTGATAACAAAAGGGATTTATAGGAAATGCTGTTCTTTGATAGCAATGAGAGTGAagataatataacaatatataatagTTTTGTCTATTATCTGTGTTCTTGGCACAGAAGACACTCATCAGCTGGAAACATATCAGAAAGAACAACGAGGCTCTCACACCAGAGGATCAACCAAGGTGTGTGTCAGCTGATGTATTTCTGATCGTGGGACATCATGGGTGGACTGATCCACTTTCCCTTCTTACTCACAGCCATGGAGAAGAGCATGTCTGTGCTGTCTggaaacacagacatacatagaATTCATTCATGTGAACTCCTCTACTTAGAGGAGAATCTGGGCCAAATTTCCACAAActtcattacacacaaaaatatatgtatgtagatCACAAACACTCAACTGAAACCCTGTGACATATTTAGGCCAGACATGTTTGACAGGACTGACTTGTTAGACATGTTAGAATCCACCATCATTATCAAAACACCCATAGAAAGGATGTCCTTTGAATGAATagtgtttatttc
This DNA window, taken from Tachysurus fulvidraco isolate hzauxx_2018 chromosome 23, HZAU_PFXX_2.0, whole genome shotgun sequence, encodes the following:
- the LOC125140076 gene encoding PGC-1 and ERR-induced regulator in muscle protein 1, whose translation is MVDSNMSNKNTALFIVHHWASERLLSVAWHGPPECTYYPSQSTECTQDSSSSTTEQLNSFHFDMDDFEYSVQISELDWDSFFQACEECNMLPPGLARLEESGMSDMDDIGTQRTQTATHTDPELQTDALPDSEGSPVELYLSKYSLSSPDQVLSGSEDDFHLEAINVFFERLKSVSVTEDHTNLGSKMAGHSKGSEEKEDTKKIAASGEISQSCGKQKAQSNDCHTYMYSESTDDDREVHQSTCPDTELFIKEENWSLDVLKEGDKYDDNMMTLPDHEKCPCNVLVNRKELTEPNQFKEAKSQLVTSDNSDLLVVQSQAFNITPRRRRRKKKRMSVDMTEMGSGFEAHLPSKVSDSDEDTYGRRGEMVRETHIAEYCGSGSVTEAPSEFLVHPKKNSISENFSVFSQSVSVKGDMRKSIQVSPNLQEELSRSTLRVAQCKREIDMSVGNLSGTSTKTGKNEIRPDLKSPVSGVSVTETPLRDDNRSANTTGDNVGIHSQLNNNLPSEMLASIASSDVSDVEGQPVNRETLVRFSVANHTDDKSQAESTALQIAPLIHSLTPVYSKTPTCQFEGRVMVSDFQFDGSNAVGQRKTSTSCLTFPELTSKTFFSASFKNTERKEISSSVNHDEVPHENKSDGLPTKGCLSETFPLQLLAQEDQEQISHQINHKTQMSAAQISKLDELMDAPSVEPKAEISNEMNLKMNFSKNPSISNTSQNSQNEDWKEEIFVSLSLNNVPESQKGIHTETIQSPDFKGDRNEVLSLKGHIKEYQSLIHTIDPDSQLSVYTKSEPTLSNIPASSEEQKGLVLSEDKPPYFSPKDHDLSPTKLEHSPSPPPGELTGGAKSLETLDPDSVNQPTPPVYAISSFWNEMEKLTINDILRLRLVGQAQHPSVLLQPDDSSIADGTDAADSGYFTHSDESKPDHSSGSMTFISDFDGELAQLLTADAAKQDKGTNESPKPTGIIWESDPNLSGTATGMEDVFNLDTVHSSSLFRNNSNQCFRKMGKNISVQNLQALEGQNLGEIQRNASLHSIHSIYATHSEVEDNYVDPFDRVENSSPVYLSDEEEMESTGITFSEIFEYLFGSDEPKQSASETNTVADSYPTGTETSFPEMYDHFFSDFEPESFFFSHADNNTNSNDELVPIFSSSRSATRNAQFPEVYDYFFPDDSPVHSDEDEEPEHTVIRVVTRYDHNPTKNHDSVTASDPYKHIFSEKDNGWNFVWTNPFSFRRVRRTGVRVPHEESSSQALTPVKNTGRSFHRGIQPICILGADESPFPDPLVLNLENRIFRQLAEQQKIWREMQTTVADPRLDAPLLPIKQADMCLVCIAFASWVLKSVNPQGADTWKAVLLANISALSAIRYLRRFSKDEAAKISPLRQIKPV